In Streptomyces dangxiongensis, one DNA window encodes the following:
- a CDS encoding O-methyltransferase, whose product MRVPDANGYSHAQATRGQERVITGNRQTSWAFADAFVAEDEALRWARDRAREAGLRSVSPGTGAALGLLAASVDAKAVAEIGTGCGVSGLHLLHGMRPDGVLTTVDPEPEHQQFARQAFRICGFASNRARFIPGPALDVLPRLADAGYDLVFCDGDRLEYLDYLAESLRLLRPGGLVVFEGVFANGRTVDSGPQPTEVLRLRELLRAVRESPELIPSLLPVGDGLLCAVKR is encoded by the coding sequence CTGCGGGTTCCCGACGCCAACGGATACAGTCACGCCCAGGCAACCAGGGGACAGGAGAGGGTCATTACCGGCAACCGGCAGACGAGCTGGGCGTTCGCCGACGCCTTTGTCGCCGAGGACGAAGCGCTGCGCTGGGCCCGTGACCGGGCCCGCGAGGCAGGGCTGCGCTCGGTGTCGCCCGGCACGGGCGCCGCGCTCGGACTGCTCGCCGCCTCCGTGGACGCCAAGGCGGTCGCGGAGATCGGCACGGGCTGCGGGGTGTCCGGGCTGCACCTGCTGCACGGGATGCGGCCGGACGGGGTGCTCACCACGGTGGACCCGGAGCCGGAGCACCAGCAGTTCGCGCGGCAGGCCTTCCGCATCTGCGGCTTCGCCAGCAACCGGGCCCGCTTCATCCCCGGGCCCGCCCTGGACGTCCTGCCGCGTCTCGCGGACGCCGGCTACGACCTCGTCTTCTGCGACGGGGACCGGCTGGAGTACCTGGACTACCTCGCTGAATCGTTGCGTCTGCTGCGCCCCGGCGGTCTGGTGGTCTTCGAGGGCGTCTTCGCCAACGGCCGTACCGTCGACTCGGGGCCGCAGCCGACCGAGGTGCTGCGGCTGCGGGAGCTGCTGCGCGCGGTGCGGGAGAGCCCGGAGCTGATCCCCTCGCTGCTGCCGGTGGGCGACGGGCTGCTCTGCGCCGTCAAGCGGTGA
- a CDS encoding DUF3117 domain-containing protein, producing the protein MAAMKPRTGDGPLEVTKEGRGIVMRVPLEGGGRLVVELTPDEAEALGDALKKVVV; encoded by the coding sequence ATGGCGGCCATGAAGCCGCGGACGGGTGATGGCCCGCTCGAGGTGACCAAGGAGGGGCGGGGCATCGTCATGCGCGTTCCGCTCGAAGGCGGCGGTCGACTCGTCGTCGAGCTGACCCCTGACGAGGCCGAGGCGCTTGGCGACGCCCTCAAGAAGGTCGTCGTCTGA
- the chcB gene encoding 2-cyclohexenylcarbonyl CoA isomerase, which produces MADTVLYEVSDGLATITLNRPEAMNALNIATKTALREAAESAASDTAVRAILLTAAGDRAFCVGQDLKEHIGLLAGDRETGAGQTMSTVREHYNPIVRALAGAPKPVVAAVNGVAAGAGFGFALAADHRVVADTAAFNTSFAGVALTADSGISWTLPRVIGPSRAADLLLFPRSISAQEALELGIANRVVPAAELRAEAERTARALAAGPTVAYAAIKEAVAYGLTHSLTETLEKEDELQTRAGRSEDHSIAVQAFVDKERPKYLGR; this is translated from the coding sequence ATGGCCGACACCGTGCTCTACGAGGTGAGCGACGGACTCGCGACGATCACGCTGAACCGCCCGGAGGCGATGAACGCGCTGAACATCGCGACGAAGACCGCCCTCAGGGAGGCGGCGGAATCCGCGGCCTCGGACACGGCCGTACGGGCGATCCTGCTGACCGCCGCCGGGGACCGGGCGTTCTGCGTGGGCCAGGACCTCAAGGAGCACATCGGGCTGCTGGCCGGCGACCGGGAGACCGGGGCGGGGCAGACGATGAGCACGGTCAGGGAGCACTACAACCCGATCGTGCGGGCCCTGGCCGGGGCGCCGAAGCCGGTGGTCGCGGCGGTGAACGGCGTCGCCGCCGGCGCCGGGTTCGGTTTCGCGCTCGCCGCGGACCACCGGGTGGTGGCCGACACGGCCGCGTTCAACACGTCGTTCGCCGGCGTGGCGCTGACCGCCGACTCCGGGATCTCCTGGACCCTGCCCCGGGTGATCGGCCCGAGCCGCGCCGCCGACCTGCTGCTCTTCCCGCGCAGCATCAGCGCCCAGGAGGCGCTGGAGCTGGGCATCGCCAACCGGGTCGTCCCCGCCGCCGAGCTGCGCGCCGAGGCGGAGCGGACGGCGCGGGCGCTGGCCGCGGGACCGACGGTGGCGTACGCGGCGATCAAGGAGGCGGTGGCGTACGGGCTGACGCACTCGCTGACCGAGACGCTGGAGAAGGAGGACGAGCTGCAGACCCGGGCCGGGCGCTCCGAGGACCACAGCATCGCCGTGCAGGCGTTCGTGGACAAGGAGCGCCCGAAGTACCTGGGCCGGTAG
- a CDS encoding DNA-3-methyladenine glycosylase I: protein MTAGAALAGPDGALRCPWALSTEDYVSYHDEEWGRPVHGDDALFERISLEAFQSGLSWITILRRRPGFRAAFAGFHIEKVAAFTDEDRARLLADPGIIRNRAKVDATLANARVLADWPEGELDDLVWSHAPDPADRPAPRTLADVPAITPESTALSKALKKRGLRFVGPTTAYALMQACGLVDDHLETCVARSAR from the coding sequence ATGACCGCCGGAGCCGCCCTGGCCGGGCCGGACGGCGCGCTGCGCTGCCCCTGGGCCCTGTCCACCGAGGACTACGTGTCGTACCACGACGAGGAGTGGGGCCGCCCGGTCCACGGCGACGACGCCCTCTTCGAGCGGATCAGCCTGGAGGCCTTCCAGTCGGGCCTGTCCTGGATCACGATCCTGCGCCGCCGCCCGGGCTTCCGCGCGGCCTTCGCCGGCTTCCACATCGAGAAGGTCGCCGCCTTCACCGACGAGGACCGCGCGCGGCTGCTGGCCGACCCCGGCATCATCCGCAACCGCGCCAAGGTCGACGCGACCCTCGCCAACGCGCGCGTCCTCGCCGACTGGCCGGAGGGCGAGCTGGACGACCTCGTCTGGTCCCACGCCCCGGACCCGGCGGACCGCCCGGCCCCGAGGACCCTCGCCGACGTCCCCGCGATCACCCCAGAGTCCACGGCCCTGTCCAAGGCCCTGAAGAAGCGCGGCCTGCGGTTCGTCGGCCCGACGACGGCGTACGCCCTGATGCAGGCGTGCGGCCTGGTCGACGACCACCTGGAGACATGCGTGGCCAGGAGCGCCCGCTGA
- a CDS encoding DivIVA domain-containing protein translates to MVMFLFLVVALAVVVAAVSLAVVGGGESGPLPEAAPERLRDPLPADRPVRRADVETLRFPVTPRGYRMADVDDALGRLAAELAERDARIADLESALAGARAAAAHARTDKSDEGNEQR, encoded by the coding sequence ATGGTGATGTTCTTGTTCCTGGTCGTCGCGCTGGCCGTCGTGGTCGCCGCGGTGTCCCTGGCCGTGGTGGGCGGCGGAGAGAGCGGCCCGCTGCCCGAGGCGGCGCCGGAACGGCTGCGGGACCCGCTGCCCGCGGACCGCCCGGTGCGCCGCGCGGACGTGGAGACCCTGCGCTTCCCGGTCACCCCGCGCGGCTACCGCATGGCGGACGTCGACGACGCGCTCGGCCGTCTCGCCGCCGAACTGGCCGAGCGGGACGCCCGCATCGCCGACCTGGAGTCCGCGCTGGCCGGCGCGAGAGCCGCCGCCGCGCACGCCCGCACCGACAAGAGCGACGAGGGGAACGAGCAGCGATGA
- the folP gene encoding dihydropteroate synthase: protein MLRLGRREFGPHEPVIMAIVNRTPDSFYDRGATFRDEPALARVEQAVAEGAAIIDIGGVKAGPGEEVTAEEEARRTVGFVGEVRRRFPDVVISVDTWRAEVGEAVCEAGADLLNDAWGGVDPDLARVAARYGAGLVCTHAGGAEPRTRPHRVTYDDVVADILRVTLGLAERAVALGVPRESVLIDPGHDFGKNTRHSLEATRRLDEMVATGWPVLVSLSNKDFVGESLDRPVKERLIGTLATTAVSAWLGARVYRVHEVAETRQVLDMVASIAGHRPPAVARRGLA, encoded by the coding sequence ATGCTCAGGCTGGGCAGGCGGGAATTCGGACCGCACGAGCCGGTGATCATGGCGATCGTGAACCGGACACCGGATTCCTTCTACGACCGGGGAGCGACCTTCCGCGACGAACCGGCCCTCGCGCGCGTGGAGCAGGCGGTGGCCGAGGGCGCCGCGATCATCGACATCGGCGGGGTCAAGGCGGGGCCCGGCGAGGAGGTCACGGCCGAGGAGGAGGCGCGGCGCACGGTCGGTTTCGTCGGGGAGGTACGGCGCCGTTTCCCGGACGTGGTCATCAGCGTCGACACCTGGCGGGCCGAGGTCGGCGAGGCGGTGTGCGAGGCGGGCGCGGATCTGCTGAACGACGCGTGGGGCGGGGTCGACCCGGACCTCGCGCGGGTCGCGGCGCGGTACGGGGCCGGGCTGGTGTGCACGCACGCGGGCGGGGCGGAGCCGCGGACGCGTCCGCACCGGGTGACCTATGACGACGTCGTGGCCGACATCCTGAGGGTGACGCTGGGGCTGGCCGAGCGGGCGGTGGCGCTGGGGGTGCCGCGGGAGTCCGTGCTGATCGATCCCGGGCACGACTTCGGCAAGAACACGCGGCACAGTCTGGAGGCGACGCGGCGGTTGGACGAGATGGTCGCCACGGGGTGGCCGGTGCTGGTGTCGCTGTCCAACAAGGACTTCGTCGGGGAGTCCCTGGACCGGCCGGTGAAGGAACGTCTGATCGGCACGCTGGCGACGACCGCGGTGTCCGCGTGGCTCGGGGCGCGGGTGTACCGGGTCCACGAGGTCGCCGAGACCCGTCAGGTACTGGACATGGTGGCGTCCATCGCCGGCCACCGGCCTCCCGCGGTGGCCCGCCGCGGCCTGGCCTAG
- a CDS encoding LOG family protein yields MPTGNPEGKKVPPDEQRLGPVLRRRGQVTASTTDQRLLDERAPTDWVHTDPWRVLRIQSEFIEGFGTLAELPPAISVFGSARTPVDSPEYDAGVRLGRGLVEAGWAVITGGGPGAMEAANKGACEAGGVSVGLGIELPFEQGLNPYVDIGLNFRYFFVRKMMFVKYAQGFVVLPGGLGTLDELFEALTLVQTQKVTRFPIVLFGSAYWGGLLDWLNNTLVAQGKAAEKDLMLFHVTDDVEEAVALVSKEAGR; encoded by the coding sequence ATGCCTACCGGTAACCCCGAGGGGAAGAAGGTGCCGCCGGACGAGCAGCGGCTCGGACCGGTCCTCCGCCGGCGCGGACAGGTGACGGCCAGCACGACCGACCAGCGCCTGCTGGACGAGCGCGCTCCGACGGACTGGGTGCACACCGACCCCTGGCGGGTGCTGCGCATCCAGTCGGAGTTCATCGAGGGCTTCGGCACGCTGGCCGAACTGCCGCCCGCCATCAGCGTCTTCGGCTCCGCCCGTACGCCGGTGGACTCGCCGGAGTACGACGCCGGGGTGCGCCTCGGCAGGGGCCTGGTGGAGGCCGGCTGGGCGGTGATCACCGGAGGCGGCCCGGGGGCGATGGAGGCCGCCAACAAGGGCGCGTGCGAGGCGGGTGGCGTCTCGGTCGGCCTCGGCATCGAACTGCCCTTCGAGCAGGGGCTGAACCCCTACGTCGACATCGGCCTGAACTTCCGCTACTTCTTCGTCCGCAAGATGATGTTCGTGAAGTACGCGCAGGGCTTCGTGGTCCTCCCCGGCGGCCTCGGCACCCTCGACGAACTCTTCGAGGCCCTCACCCTCGTCCAGACCCAGAAGGTCACCCGCTTCCCGATCGTCCTCTTCGGCAGCGCGTACTGGGGCGGCCTGCTCGACTGGCTGAACAACACCCTGGTCGCCCAGGGCAAGGCCGCGGAGAAGGACCTGATGCTGTTCCACGTGACGGACGACGTGGAGGAAGCGGTGGCCCTCGTCTCGAAGGAGGCGGGCCGCTGA
- the dapE gene encoding succinyl-diaminopimelate desuccinylase has product MADTSLDLTLDAAALTARLVDLPSESGTEKPLADAIEAALRALPHLTVDRHGNNVIARTDLGRAERVVLAGHIDTVPIAGNVPSRLDEDGVLWGCGTCDMKSGVAVQLRIAATVPAPNRDLTFVFYDNEEVAADLNGLKHVAEARPEWLEGDFAVLLEPSDGEVEGGCQGTLRVRLRTRGERAHSARGWMGSNAIHAAAPILARLASYEPRRPVIDGLEYREGLNAVGIGGGVAGNVIPDECVVTVNFRYAPDRTEEEAIAHVREVFADCGVEEFVVDDHSGAALPGLSHPAAAAFIEAVGGTPKPKYGWTDVSRFSALGIPAVNYGPGNPHLAHKRDERVETAKILAGEERLRNWLTA; this is encoded by the coding sequence ATGGCCGACACCTCGCTTGACCTCACGCTGGACGCCGCCGCGCTCACCGCGCGGCTCGTGGACCTCCCCTCGGAGAGCGGCACCGAGAAGCCGCTCGCGGACGCGATCGAGGCCGCCCTGCGCGCGCTGCCGCACCTGACGGTCGACCGCCACGGCAACAACGTGATCGCCCGTACGGACCTGGGCCGGGCCGAGCGAGTCGTCCTGGCCGGCCACATCGACACCGTCCCGATCGCCGGCAACGTGCCCTCGCGGCTCGACGAGGACGGCGTGCTGTGGGGCTGCGGCACCTGCGACATGAAGTCGGGCGTGGCGGTCCAGCTCCGCATCGCGGCCACCGTCCCCGCCCCCAACCGCGACCTGACCTTCGTCTTCTACGACAACGAGGAGGTCGCCGCCGACCTCAACGGCCTCAAGCACGTCGCCGAGGCCCGACCCGAGTGGCTGGAGGGCGACTTCGCGGTCCTGCTGGAGCCCTCCGACGGGGAGGTCGAGGGCGGCTGCCAGGGCACGCTGCGGGTGCGCTTGAGGACCCGGGGCGAGCGGGCGCACTCCGCGCGCGGCTGGATGGGCTCCAACGCCATCCACGCGGCGGCCCCGATCCTGGCCCGGCTGGCGTCCTACGAGCCCCGCCGGCCGGTGATCGACGGCCTGGAGTACCGCGAGGGCCTGAACGCCGTGGGGATCGGCGGGGGAGTGGCCGGCAACGTCATCCCCGACGAGTGCGTGGTGACCGTCAACTTCCGCTACGCCCCCGACCGCACCGAGGAGGAGGCGATCGCCCACGTCCGCGAGGTGTTCGCGGACTGCGGTGTCGAGGAGTTCGTGGTGGACGACCACAGCGGCGCCGCGCTGCCCGGCCTCTCCCACCCGGCCGCGGCGGCCTTCATCGAGGCGGTGGGCGGCACCCCGAAGCCCAAGTACGGCTGGACCGATGTCTCCCGCTTCTCCGCGCTCGGCATCCCGGCGGTCAACTACGGCCCCGGAAACCCCCACTTGGCGCACAAGCGGGACGAGCGGGTCGAGACGGCCAAGATCCTCGCGGGTGAGGAACGGCTGCGGAACTGGCTCACCGCGTAG
- a CDS encoding heavy metal transporter, with translation MSEPSPSRPQRRGRLLRVVAALSVLCGVVAYLVVQYVTGGGGARGCEVVPAAGDGASYEFTPEQAVNAATIAAVGTGRGMPERAVTIALATALQESGLRNIGHGDRDSLGLFQQRPSQGWGTERQIMDPAYAAGIFYAHLAKVPGYAGLPLTVAAQRVQRSGYPEAYAKHEPDAALLAAALTGRAAATLTCDGRPERTASATGPDAVRAALVRDFGRDALQETGAEVGGTPVPSPSPSPSVTASAHGRTVTVPVPQGAKRDAGGRGELARGWQLAQWAVANSSALHIRRVSYAGRVWTAGSGGDGWGRARSDGVGGAERSVGAVRIETGQ, from the coding sequence GTGTCAGAGCCGTCCCCCTCCCGTCCCCAGCGTCGCGGCCGCCTCCTGCGTGTCGTGGCGGCCCTGTCGGTCCTGTGCGGTGTCGTCGCGTACCTCGTCGTGCAGTACGTCACCGGAGGCGGCGGGGCGCGCGGCTGCGAGGTGGTCCCGGCCGCGGGTGACGGGGCGTCGTACGAGTTCACGCCGGAGCAGGCGGTGAACGCGGCGACGATCGCGGCCGTCGGCACCGGGCGCGGGATGCCCGAGCGGGCCGTGACGATCGCGCTGGCGACCGCCCTCCAGGAGTCGGGGCTGCGGAACATCGGGCACGGTGACCGGGATTCGCTGGGCCTGTTCCAGCAGCGGCCCTCGCAGGGCTGGGGGACCGAGCGGCAGATCATGGACCCGGCGTACGCGGCGGGCATCTTCTACGCGCACCTGGCGAAGGTGCCGGGCTACGCCGGCCTGCCGCTGACGGTGGCCGCGCAGCGGGTGCAGCGCAGCGGCTACCCGGAGGCGTACGCCAAGCACGAGCCGGACGCCGCGCTGCTGGCGGCGGCCCTGACCGGGCGGGCGGCGGCCACGCTGACCTGTGACGGGCGCCCGGAGCGCACGGCCTCGGCGACCGGGCCCGACGCGGTACGGGCGGCGCTGGTACGGGACTTCGGGCGGGACGCGCTCCAGGAGACCGGGGCGGAGGTGGGCGGGACACCCGTGCCGTCGCCGTCCCCCTCGCCGAGCGTGACGGCGAGCGCGCACGGGCGGACGGTGACCGTTCCGGTGCCGCAGGGCGCGAAGCGGGACGCGGGCGGGCGCGGCGAGCTGGCGCGGGGCTGGCAACTGGCGCAGTGGGCGGTCGCCAACTCCTCGGCGCTGCACATCCGGCGGGTGTCGTACGCGGGGCGGGTGTGGACCGCGGGGAGCGGCGGCGACGGGTGGGGCAGGGCCCGTTCGGACGGGGTCGGCGGCGCGGAGCGGTCCGTGGGGGCCGTGCGGATCGAGACCGGACAGTAG
- a CDS encoding bifunctional succinyldiaminopimelate transaminase/glutamate-prephenate aminotransferase: MSAVTDRLPAFPWDRLAPYKQTAAAHPDGIVDLSVGTPVDPVPELIRKALVDAADSPGYPTVWGTPALRDAITGWLERRLGARDLTHRHVLPVVGSKELVAWLPTQLGLGPGDTVAHPRLAYPTYEVGARLARADHEVYDDPTELDPSRLRLLWLNSPSNPTGKVIPRQELTRIVAWAREHGVLLVADECYLELGWEADPVSVLHPDVNGGSYDGILAVHSLSKRSNLAGYRAAFVAGDPAVLGPLLEIRKHGGLMTSAPTQAAVVAALGDDAHVQEQRERYAARREVLRAALLSHGFRIEHSEASLYLWATRDESCWTTVSHLADLGILVAPGDFYGTAGENFVRVALTATDERVRAAVARLTA, encoded by the coding sequence GTGTCCGCAGTCACCGACCGCCTCCCCGCCTTCCCGTGGGACCGGCTGGCCCCGTACAAGCAGACGGCCGCGGCCCATCCGGACGGCATCGTCGACCTCTCCGTCGGCACCCCCGTCGACCCGGTCCCCGAGCTGATCCGCAAGGCCCTCGTCGACGCGGCCGACTCCCCGGGCTATCCGACGGTCTGGGGCACCCCCGCGCTGCGCGACGCGATCACCGGCTGGCTGGAGCGCCGCCTGGGCGCCCGTGACCTCACCCACCGCCATGTGCTGCCGGTCGTCGGCTCCAAGGAACTGGTCGCCTGGCTGCCCACCCAGCTCGGGCTCGGCCCCGGCGACACGGTCGCCCACCCGCGCCTGGCCTACCCGACCTACGAGGTCGGCGCCCGCCTGGCCCGCGCGGACCACGAGGTCTACGACGACCCCACCGAGCTGGACCCGTCGCGGCTGCGGCTGCTGTGGCTCAACTCCCCGTCCAACCCGACCGGCAAGGTCATCCCCCGGCAGGAGCTGACCCGGATCGTCGCCTGGGCCCGCGAGCACGGTGTCCTGCTGGTCGCGGACGAGTGCTACCTGGAACTGGGCTGGGAGGCCGACCCGGTCTCGGTGCTGCACCCCGACGTCAACGGCGGCTCCTACGACGGCATCCTCGCCGTCCACTCCCTGTCCAAGCGCTCCAACCTCGCCGGCTACCGGGCGGCGTTCGTCGCCGGCGACCCGGCCGTGCTCGGCCCGCTGCTGGAGATCCGCAAGCACGGCGGCCTGATGACCTCCGCGCCGACGCAGGCGGCGGTCGTGGCCGCCCTCGGTGACGACGCCCACGTCCAGGAGCAGCGCGAGCGCTACGCGGCCCGCCGCGAGGTCCTCCGGGCGGCCCTGCTGTCCCACGGCTTCCGCATCGAACACAGCGAGGCGAGCCTCTACCTCTGGGCCACCCGGGACGAGTCCTGCTGGACCACGGTGTCCCACCTGGCCGACCTGGGCATCCTGGTGGCCCCGGGCGACTTCTACGGCACGGCGGGCGAGAACTTCGTCCGCGTGGCCCTGACGGCGACGGACGAACGCGTCCGGGCGGCGGTGGCCCGCCTGACGGCATAG
- the fdxA gene encoding ferredoxin: MTYVIAQPCVDVKDKACIEECPVDCIYEGQRSLYIHPDECVDCGACEPVCPVEAIFYEDDTPEEWKDYYKANVEFFDDLGSPGGASKLGLIERDHPFVAALPPQGE; encoded by the coding sequence GTGACCTACGTCATCGCGCAGCCTTGTGTCGACGTCAAGGACAAGGCGTGCATCGAGGAGTGCCCGGTCGACTGCATCTACGAGGGCCAACGGTCCTTGTACATCCACCCGGACGAATGCGTCGACTGTGGTGCCTGTGAGCCGGTCTGCCCGGTCGAGGCGATCTTCTACGAGGACGACACTCCGGAGGAGTGGAAGGACTACTACAAGGCGAACGTCGAGTTCTTCGACGACCTGGGCTCGCCGGGCGGTGCCAGCAAGCTGGGGCTGATCGAGCGCGACCACCCCTTCGTCGCCGCGCTGCCGCCGCAGGGCGAGTGA
- a CDS encoding GNAT family N-acetyltransferase — protein MEISASGRLEVRITPDDVGKRVSVRRLGEPGAAPEKFTDTVGVLTSWDNGVLMITRRDGERVRIPQSALVAGKVVPAAPARRRGPAASYRELAHVAARAWRPVESERLGEWELRAAVDDVPRGPGRPGPAPGPRTGFTRRANSVLPLGDPGLPLDAALDAVRRWYGERGLPAYVQTATGAEGTQELLGAELERRGWTREVTAELWTAALAPVADRAGGADVALSRTVDEAWLARYRRTGVGEVALRVLGSRSPRTSGAESEGGPSVWFASVPGTTAGEPLAAIGRCAVDGRWAGFAAVEVDPGRRRQGLATEVMAALARRALDEGASAAWLQVETDNEAARALYAALGFTPHHAYHHYRAPSEPETPSGPGRP, from the coding sequence GTGGAAATCTCGGCGAGTGGACGCCTCGAAGTCCGTATCACCCCAGATGACGTGGGAAAACGAGTTTCCGTCAGGCGCCTGGGCGAGCCCGGTGCGGCGCCTGAGAAGTTCACCGACACGGTCGGTGTTCTCACATCATGGGACAATGGCGTGCTCATGATCACACGGCGCGACGGGGAACGGGTCCGAATCCCGCAATCCGCGCTGGTGGCCGGGAAGGTCGTACCGGCCGCACCGGCGCGCCGCCGGGGACCCGCCGCCTCCTACCGGGAGCTGGCGCACGTCGCCGCGCGCGCGTGGCGGCCGGTGGAGAGCGAGCGGCTCGGCGAGTGGGAGCTGCGGGCGGCGGTCGACGACGTGCCGCGCGGACCGGGCCGGCCGGGCCCGGCGCCCGGTCCGCGGACCGGCTTCACCCGGCGGGCCAACAGCGTGCTGCCGCTCGGCGACCCCGGCCTCCCGCTCGACGCCGCCCTGGACGCCGTACGACGCTGGTACGGCGAGCGCGGCCTGCCCGCCTACGTGCAGACCGCGACCGGCGCCGAAGGCACGCAGGAGCTGCTCGGCGCGGAGCTGGAGCGGCGCGGCTGGACGCGGGAGGTCACCGCCGAGCTGTGGACCGCCGCCCTGGCGCCGGTCGCGGACCGGGCCGGGGGCGCGGATGTGGCGCTGTCCCGGACGGTGGACGAGGCGTGGCTCGCGCGGTACCGGCGCACGGGGGTGGGCGAGGTGGCCCTCCGGGTGCTCGGGTCGAGGTCCCCCCGCACGAGCGGAGCCGAGAGTGAGGGAGGGCCGTCGGTGTGGTTCGCGTCCGTGCCGGGTACGACGGCCGGTGAGCCTTTGGCGGCGATCGGGCGGTGTGCCGTGGACGGGCGGTGGGCCGGGTTCGCGGCGGTCGAGGTGGACCCCGGCCGGCGGCGGCAGGGGCTGGCCACCGAGGTGATGGCCGCGCTGGCCCGGCGCGCGCTGGACGAGGGCGCGTCGGCGGCCTGGCTCCAGGTCGAGACGGACAACGAGGCCGCGCGGGCGCTGTACGCCGCGCTCGGCTTCACCCCGCACCACGCGTACCACCACTACCGCGCGCCGTCCGAGCCGGAGACGCCCTCCGGTCCCGGACGGCCGTAG
- a CDS encoding transglutaminase family protein: MHHPYLPPPYPPPPERSAALRQRFAEEARSERPDLSALCLLIGAEADGSLDEAGIDAAQAELDRLAGELPYRPGGPRAWAEAVRRLLGARYGFRGTPGDYQRLESSLLHEVLRRRRGLPILLSVVWLEVARRAGAPVYGVALPGHFVVGFGAAGEQVLADPFDEGRVLTGADAELLVAGAAGASLQPSMLEPAAPLEVVQRILNNIRAWAAARPERSDVALRAVELGLLIPAHPARLRYERGQLLVQRGQFTAGADELDTYAGLIEVVDEPAAEKVRQEARIARSKLN; the protein is encoded by the coding sequence ATGCATCACCCGTATCTGCCGCCCCCGTATCCCCCGCCGCCGGAACGCTCCGCCGCACTGCGGCAGCGGTTCGCCGAGGAGGCACGGTCCGAGCGGCCGGACCTGTCCGCCCTGTGCCTGCTGATCGGCGCGGAGGCGGACGGCTCGCTGGACGAGGCCGGCATCGACGCCGCGCAGGCGGAACTGGACCGGCTGGCGGGCGAGCTGCCGTACCGGCCGGGCGGCCCGCGGGCGTGGGCGGAGGCCGTGCGGCGGCTGCTCGGTGCCCGTTACGGGTTCCGTGGCACGCCCGGCGACTACCAGCGGCTGGAGTCCTCCCTGCTGCACGAGGTGCTGCGGCGGCGGCGCGGGCTGCCGATCCTGCTGTCGGTGGTGTGGCTGGAGGTCGCGCGCCGGGCCGGGGCCCCGGTGTACGGCGTCGCGCTGCCGGGGCACTTCGTGGTCGGGTTCGGGGCGGCGGGGGAACAGGTGCTGGCCGATCCGTTCGACGAGGGCCGGGTGCTGACCGGGGCGGACGCGGAGCTGCTGGTGGCGGGCGCCGCGGGGGCGTCGCTGCAACCGTCCATGCTGGAACCGGCCGCGCCCCTGGAGGTCGTCCAGCGCATCCTGAACAACATCCGGGCGTGGGCGGCGGCCCGGCCGGAACGCTCGGACGTCGCCCTGCGGGCCGTGGAACTGGGGCTGCTCATCCCCGCGCATCCGGCGCGGCTGCGCTACGAACGCGGCCAGCTCCTGGTACAGCGCGGTCAGTTCACCGCGGGCGCGGATGAACTGGACACGTACGCCGGTCTGATCGAGGTGGTCGACGAGCCGGCCGCCGAGAAGGTGCGGCAGGAGGCACGCATCGCGCGGTCCAAGCTCAACTGA
- a CDS encoding response regulator transcription factor produces the protein MTSMIRVLLAEDQSMVREALAALLGLEDDIEVVAQVARGDEVLAAVGASGVDVALLDIEMPGCTGIEAAAQVHRTFPQVKLVVLTTFGRPGYLRSAMEAGADAFLVKDAPAAQLAEAVRRVLAGERVIDPTLAAAALAEGANPLTEREREVLRAAADGSTNAELAQALHLSQGTVRNYLSTAIQKLAVRNRAEAVRIAREKGWL, from the coding sequence ATGACGAGCATGATCAGAGTCCTGCTGGCCGAGGATCAGTCGATGGTCCGCGAGGCGCTGGCGGCACTGCTCGGCCTGGAGGACGACATCGAGGTCGTCGCCCAGGTCGCGCGCGGTGACGAGGTGCTCGCGGCCGTCGGCGCGAGCGGCGTGGACGTCGCCCTGCTCGACATCGAGATGCCCGGCTGCACCGGCATCGAGGCCGCCGCCCAGGTCCACCGCACGTTTCCGCAGGTCAAACTGGTTGTCCTCACCACCTTCGGGCGGCCCGGCTATCTGCGCAGCGCCATGGAGGCGGGCGCCGACGCCTTCCTCGTCAAGGACGCCCCGGCCGCCCAGCTCGCCGAGGCGGTCCGCCGGGTACTGGCCGGGGAACGGGTGATCGACCCGACCCTGGCCGCCGCCGCGCTCGCCGAGGGCGCCAACCCGCTCACCGAGCGGGAACGCGAGGTGCTGCGCGCGGCGGCCGACGGCTCCACCAACGCCGAACTGGCGCAGGCCCTGCACCTGTCCCAGGGCACCGTCCGCAACTACCTGTCCACCGCCATACAGAAGCTGGCGGTGCGCAACCGCGCGGAGGCCGTGCGGATCGCCCGGGAGAAGGGCTGGCTGTGA